The window ATGTGCATAATATGATAGTTAAAAGAGCTACTGAAAAGATAGTCAGTGCTGCTGTCCAGTTACATCAGGTGCCGACTAACAGCGAATCAGTTGAGAAATATCTTAGTATGTCTTCAACCAGAATTGTGAAGCTGGTAGAGGTGAGTTTCTAAGCAGGTATAAACCTAAGCTGTAAGTATCGCATATTTCTTAAAATTTCCTCTGTTCATTTGCAGGGTTACGTCGAGAAGTATGGTAAACCCCAGTCTAAACCCTCAGGTATCATCAAATCAAAAGCCAGTTAATACCGGTGGCATGAGCGCAAGCTGATGATACTCTTGTAAATTATGGCATCTTCCTTTTCCTCGATTAGGACTTGCGCCTATTTTTTTGCATCTCCATTTTTATCCTTTTACCAATAATGGAAGAAGGGTGGAACTGGAGCTCTGTAGAGGAATTGTGTATGCATTGTAAAACTCTTCAAAGCTTTTATTTATGCTTAAAAACAGCTTTTCACTCTTAGAAgaaatatattgttttattattggttgTAATGTTATAGCAATGTGATAGAGGGGTTATATTCTAGTTCTGTTTGGTATTTGCTTCGAAAGCAGGGGAAAGTGGAAAGAGAAAGAAACAGAATAATGTTGAAGGTACGCTCTCGATCATCTTGACTATGTTTCTCTGTTTGAGTACAATACAGTGTTAGTGATTAGCTTGGGAGCTGTTTATGTCTCTACTGGTAGATGTTTGAAGATTTTTCTTCCCAAATATACATCACTTAAGAGATTAATTACTAATTGTTGTTTCTCGTTCTCAATACATGGCATGAGCCAAGTAGGAGTACTACCACCTAACACAACATGATTATCCGCATAATGATTAGCTTACGTATGAAGTCAAAGTTGCATTTATAAGTAGTACCTGAGAAAGGTAAGCACCATTTGAGTATGTGGGTAGGTCTAGGGATCCTCATGCCCCCTCTGTTTGCTGGCAAGAATGATGCTCCCAAGTCCCATACTTGGACGACTTGAAGAGCTGAGAGTTTTGAACCAGAAAAGCAAATTGCATTTCTCTCCTTCAAAATCTTCCAGAGGAACCAAAGAGAAACAGTGAAGTCTGGATCTAATTCCATCATTGATTACTTCTAGGAGATGGATTTGGCTAGATTGATACATAGGGATACTGatataacacaaaaaaaaacaagaggaGAAGCAGCCCAAACTACCCTTGCAAAGGGGCATTGAGACAGAAGACGGTTGGCTGTCTCTTCTTCTTAACTGCATTGACAACAATTCCTCCCTTTCTGCCAAGTTTTTGGGAATAGCTAAGCAATTAGATAAACACTTCCATAGGAAATTGAAGATTCTTTTGGTGGGGTTTCACTTTCCATTGTGCTTTGTACCAGGGCAGAAGACTTGGTTCTAAGATTCCCACAGATGCATGATCCCATCTTATTTTGCCTCTTCTGACAATGTATTGACCATTTTCTTTATGCACCAGAGGATGGAATACTCTTTATCAGAACTGCCAGGTCTTACCGGCATGTTTAGTCTACATTCATTAGGATCAAAACTTTCCCTCGGACGTGGTAATTTCCATTCATCACTCCCCTCTTCTTTGAagattaagagcttcaaatgtTGATGCGAGTATCCTTCCTTTGGCCTACGGGGTGGGAAGGTAGGTGACACAAACATCATTGCCATTAGGGACATACTTGCATTCGTGGACTCTGGGCAGAAGAGACTTGGGTTCTTTCAACATCCTCAAGAGCTGTTTCCCCAATAAGTGTATGTTGAAGTCTCTGAAGCGTAGGCCACATTCATCCTTAGTAAGATTGTCTCACGAAGCTTGTAATCTTCTGAatgattttcttttatatgtttCTAAGTGGTTTCTTTTCTGATTTCTCAGTTACTGTGTTGAATGTTTGTGTTTACAGAAACAAAACCAGCTTTATGTGCGTCACTAAGTTTGTTTCATGTTTGTCATTAGGGACGACATGGATGTTTTATCAATGGTACTTTAGTTTTGTAGATAACTTCTTTGTATGCCTGGATATTTCAACCAATTCCATGCAAGTTACATGATGTAACTAGTGTTCAACAAAATATGATGATATACATTGCTGTTCCTATAATACTTCTCCACGAAATTTTTTGGACATAGGATACTTTGATCGAAGGGTCCCATTTCATGACTCCTCGTCCTTATCCATATACCCGTCTCTATCTTAGGAGATAGGATACTTTGAAGATTCTATCCACATCGCATTATTTACATTATACATCACTGCTCCCTCTGATTCTCTCCGTTATATATTTCACactattattttaaactaaGGTTTGTATACGTCTAATGgaatatacattaaaaaaatttgctACATGTTTAGATAATCctacttttaatatattttccaaTTATTTATTGTTATCTAGATATTTTATTGGTGAAAAGaagatattttcataaatagtcCCCGCTAGTTATGATGTATGCTTTTTTGTTGTCTCATCGAGGAGGAGATCTGCTCCGACGAGCCTCTCCGCGGCGACTTAGATTTATTTCAGAAGACCGGAGATCAGCACCAACACTCACCCCCTCATCTGTTCCGCTCAACCGTCGCTGCTCCCCTTCCGGCGACCCGAGCTCCTGTCAACGTCAACGGAACAGCATCGCTCAAGCCTGTGAGATGGGCCTATTTGCTTGTAGATTGGGCCTGGTGAGCCTTCTAAATTTCATTCAGTCTCACAGCATAGTTTCAAAGCCCATTTGTTTATGGGGTAGGCTGGTCTACTTGGCCAGTTTGCTAAAGAATTCCGATGGGTTCATCGGGTTGTTTACCGAAACCAATATGCTTACAATGTCATACCTCTCTTTCTTGAAGAGAACACTAATTGTCTTTTTACCGGTGGGTTCACTGGGCTCGTTGTCATCTTCATCACCATactcatcaccatcatcatcatcatcacctgcCTTCTCTCGAAGAAGTGTTTCCCCTTCTGCCCATGTGCGAAGGTGTATTTCCAAGTCTATAACCGTCTTGCTATCTTGTGGAGCGGTCCGTTCGGGGCCTGAAGATGCTGCGGATTTCGTTTCGACGATATTCCGAGGTGCGGATTGGATATCAACGTCACTTTTCAATGTGACTAAATTTCAACCTTCCGGCACTGCCGTGAATTTGACGCATTCAAGCTTTGCTATGAATTCGCTGTCTCTTTATCTTAGAGGTTTCTCTAAATCTATCGTTTGTGTTGTATGGTTTTATGTTTGTAGTTCTATGAACTCTTGTAGactttaagtttttttaatgaaagtggtgttccaaaaaaaaaaaaaaaaaaaaaaagttttaccaTGGGTCTATAAAGATAAAGAAGCCCTGACCAAGTACATCACACTCGACACCCTTCATTACTAAATCAACaaagaaaaaagcaaaaaaaagatGTGGGATGAAACTTTTGCTGGACCTAAGCCGGAACATGGCCTTGGCCGTCTCCGAAATAAGATCACCGCTCAACCCATAGACATCAAAGGTATACACATATATTCATATCAACCCAACTCATGCATATGTGATGATCACATATGATTCATTAATTATGTGATGATCATACATATTTATGGTAACCACTGTATACAACATGATTCATTAATTATGTAAATATGTGATGATCATGTAAAGGTGTAGGAGAAGGGAGCAGCAGTAAGACTGTGCCGGCGGCGGGGAGTCCAGGAACTCCGACGACGCCAGGGTCTGCGCGTAAGGAGAACGTGTGGAGGAGTGTGTTCCATCCAGGAAGTAACATAGCCACCAGAGGAATGGGCACTAACCTCTTTGATAAGCCTTCTCACCCAAACTCTCCCACCGTATACGACTGGTACGTACTGAagttttgttattaatataataagCTGTGATCGGACGGTTCAGATCAGAACTAAGATGTTTTGACCGTTGTGATTCTCAGGCTGTACAGCGACGATACCAGGAGCAAGCACCGTTGAAGCGAGAGGATGGAGTGACATGCTGGTGATGTAAAAATGtgtctgtttttctttttttttttttggctgtaTTCGCaactttttctttatttcttgtTGTTGTGACCGTTTGATATCCATGATCTGTGATGGTTTTAACGGTGGAGATGCTTCCTCTTGTCTTTGTAATGTTTCTACTGTTTggtaattgatatatttaactTTTAGCTTCTAATGATTTACAAATAACTTAACTATGGTTAAACAAAATACATAATTGAACTTTTAATTCAACTATGCGAATTTAACCATGGTTAGTGTGGCAACAATTAATTACGATGGTGATTTAATTATAGTTGGTACTTGTTTATCAATCAGGATAAAGAAGATTCAAATTATGTATACCCTACATCAATAAGTGatatataaaaccaaaaaagtATTGTTTTTAGTGGGTCTCGCACCAGTAATTCAATATACAGCAAAAACCCAAATTAATCATATCATGGTTCGATGAGTTACTTGTGTTAACAAGCATGAATGATTGATGACTTAATTATCCCCATTGGCTTGTAAACAACAAGAATCAAAGTAAAATCTTAAATAGATCTCAAGCAGATATAAGCCATATAGGTAATTGTGGTCTGTATGCGTGCAAGGAAATAATCTTCTAGTGGTAAATGTAAAATGTTTTGATTGTTGGAAAAATTAACTGTACGCCGTCTGTGGAGATTTAAAATCACGcgctctaccactgagctaaGACGGCTTTATTATTAGTGTTTGTTGGTTCGATTACAAATCACAACGAAAAGAAAAGGGTAAAAGATCTCTTGCTTCTGTCATTAGTTTAGGTAAATggttaaa is drawn from Brassica rapa cultivar Chiifu-401-42 chromosome A05, CAAS_Brap_v3.01, whole genome shotgun sequence and contains these coding sequences:
- the LOC103867504 gene encoding uncharacterized protein LOC103867504 encodes the protein MMYAFLLSHRGGDLLRRASPRRLRFISEDRRSAPTLTPSSVPLNRRCSPSGDPSSCQRQRNSIAQACEMGLFACRLGLRTLIVFLPVGSLGSLSSSSPYSSPSSSSSPAFSRRSVSPSAHVRRCISKSITVLLSCGAVRSGPEDAADFVSTIFRGADWISTSLFNVTKFQPSGTAVNLTHSSFAMNSLSLYLRGFSKSIVCVVWFYVCSSMNSCRL
- the LOC103867506 gene encoding dormancy-associated protein homolog 1, coding for MWDETFAGPKPEHGLGRLRNKITAQPIDIKGVGEGSSSKTVPAAGSPGTPTTPGSARKENVWRSVFHPGSNIATRGMGTNLFDKPSHPNSPTVYDWLYSDDTRSKHR